In Alligator mississippiensis isolate rAllMis1 chromosome 10, rAllMis1, whole genome shotgun sequence, one DNA window encodes the following:
- the FZD10 gene encoding frizzled-10 codes for MGPAGSSHLSPSLCLCLLLLQVLGSCAGISSMDSERPGDGRCQPIEIPMCKDIGYNMTRMPNLMGHENQREAAIQLHEFAPLVEYGCHGHLKFFLCSLYAPMCTEQVSTPIPACRVMCEQARLKCSPIMEQFNFKWPDSLDCGKLPNKNDPNYLCMEAPSNGSEEPPRGSSMLPPMFRPQRPSGAHDLPQPKDSLSRGSCDNPGKFHHVEKSASCAPLCRPGVDVYWSREDKQFAAIWIAIWSILCFFSSAFTVLTFLIDPQRFKYPERPIIFLSMCYCVYSVGYIIRLFSGAESIACDRDSGQLYVIQEGLESTGCTIVFLVLYYFGMASSLWWVILTLTWFLAAGKKWGHEAIEANSSYFHLAAWAIPAVKTIMILVMRRVAGDELTGLCYVGSMDVNALTGFVLIPLACYLIIGTSFILSGFVALFHIRRVMKTGGENTDKLEKLMVRIGVFSVLYTVPATCVIACYFYERLNMDYWKIVATQQKCKMNNQTKNLDCTMNNSIPAVEIFMVKIFMLLVVGITSGMWIWTSKTLQSWQNVCSRRLKKRSRRKPASVITSSGIYKKPQHPQKTHHAKYESALQPPTCV; via the coding sequence ATGGGGCCCGCCGgcagcagccacctgagccccagcctgtgcctgtgcctgttgctgctgcaggtgctgggctCGTGcgccggcatcagctccatggaCAGCGAGCGCCCGGGCGACGGGCGGTGCCAGCCCATCGAGATCCCCATGTGCAAGGACATCGGCTACAACATGACGCGGATGCCCAACCTGATGGGCCACGAGAACCAGCGCGAGGCGGCCATCCAGCTGCACGAGTTCGCGCCGCTGGTGGAGTACGGCTGCCACGGGCACCTCAAGTTCTTCCTCTGCTCCCTCTACGCCCCCATGTGCACCGAGCAGGTGTCCACGCCCATCCCGGCCTGCCGGGTCATGTGCGAGCAGGCCCGGCTCAAGTGCTCCCCCATCATGGAGCAGTTCAACTTCAAGTGGCCCGACTCCCTGGACTGCGGCAAGCTGCCCAACAAGAACGACCCCAACTACCTGTGCATGGAAGCCCCCAGCAACGGGTCGGAGGAGCCGCCCCGGGGCTCCAGCATGTTGCCGCCCATGTTCAGGCCGCAGAGGCCCAGCGGCGCTCACGACTTGCCGCAGCCCAAGGACAGCCTCAGCCGGGGCTCCTGCGACAACCCGGGCAAGTTCCACCACGTGGAGAAGAGCGCCTCCTGCGCCCCTCTCTGCAGGCCGGGGGTGGACGTGTACTGGAGCAGGGAGGACAAGCAGTTCGCCGCCATCTGGATTGCCATCTGGTCCATCCTGTGCTTCTTCTCCAGCGCCTTCACCGTCCTCACTTTCCTGATCGATCCCCAGCGCTTCAAGTACCCCGAGAGGCCGATCATCTTCCTGTCCATGTGCTACTGCGTCTACTCGGTGGGGTACATCATCCGCCTCTTCTCGGGCGCCGAGAGCATCGCCTGTGACAGAGACAGCGGCCAACTCTACGTGATCCAAGAGGGCTTGGAGAGCACCGGGTGCACCATCGTGTTCCTGGTGCTCTATTACTTCGGGATGGCGAGCTCCTTGTGGTGGGTCATCTTGACTTTGACTTGGTTTCTGGCTGCTGGGAAAAAATGGGGGCACGAAGCCATTGAGGCCAATAGCAGCTACTTTCATTTGGCAGCCTGGGCTATCCCGGCTGTGAAGACCATCATGATTTTAGTTATGAGAAGGGTAGCTGGAGACGAGCTGACAGGACTGTGCTACGTCGGAAGCATGGATGTGAACGCCTTGACGGGATTTGTACTCATCCCTTTAGCTTGTTACCTAATCATTGGCACGTCTTTTATTCTCTCTGGTTTTGTGGCCCTCTTCCACATCAGGAGGGTGATGAAAACCGGCGGAGAGAACACAGATAAGCTGGAGAAACTTATGGTCCGGATTGGTGTCTTCTCAGTCTTGTATACGGTGCCTGCCACTTGCGTGATAGCTTGCTACTTTTATGAAAGACTTAACATGGATTATTGGAAAATTGTGGCGACTCAACAGAAATGCAAGATGAACAATCAGACTAAAAATTTAGACTGCACGATGAACAACTCCATCCCGGCAGTCGAAATTTTTATGGTCAAAATTTTCATGTTGCTGGTTGTGGGCATTACTAGCGGGATGTGGATCTGGACTTCAAAGACTCTTCAGTCCTGGCAAAATGTTTGCAGTCGAAGACTAAAGAAGAGAAGTCGGAGAAAACCTGCAAGTGTTATTACCAGTAGCGGGATCTACAAAAAACCTCAGCATCCCCAGAAAACCCACCATGCAAAATATGAATCTGCATTGCAGCCACCCACCTGTGTATGA